The Bos mutus isolate GX-2022 chromosome 7, NWIPB_WYAK_1.1, whole genome shotgun sequence genome window below encodes:
- the LOC102272723 gene encoding olfactory receptor-like protein OLF4, translating to MELENNTQISKFLLLEFSEEPEMQPLIFAIFLSMYLVTLFGNLLTILLVISDSHLHTPMYFFLSNLSFVDICFTSTTIPNMLWNIQTHSKIITYEACVTQMYFYIFFAGLDDFLLAVMAYDRYMAICQPLQYMVIMSPRLCGLLVLLSWIMNIMYSLLHSLMVLQLSFCSDLEIHHFFCELNQVIQLSCSDTFVNNIVIYFSTALFGGGPFAGIIYSYFKIVSCITGISSAQGKCKAFSTCASHLSVVSLFYCTVLGVYLSPAITHSSHTSATASVMYTVVMPMLNPFIYSLRNKDIKRSLKRFYLGMPGINLPVTNLPVT from the coding sequence ATGGAACTGGAGAACAATACacaaatttcaaaatttcttcttCTGGAATTTTCAGAGGAACCGGAAATGCAGCCCCTCATATTTGCGATTTTCCTTTCCATGTACCTGGTCACTCTGTTTGGTAACCTGCTCACCATCCTGCTTGTCATCTCagactcccacctccacacccccatgtacttctttctctCCAACCTGTCCTTTGTAGACATCTGtttcacctccaccaccatcccaAATATGTTGTGGAACATCCAGACACATAGCAAAATTATCACCTATGAAGCTTGTGTCACCCAGatgtatttttacatattctttGCAGGATTAGATGACTTTCTCCTGGCTGTGATGGCCTATGATCGGTACATGGCCATTTGCCAACCCCTGCAGTACATGGTTATCATGAGCCCCCGGCTCTGTGGACTGCTGGTGCTTCTGTCCTGGATAATGAATATCATGTATTCCTTGTTACACAGTTTGATGGTGTTGCAATTGTCCTTCTGTTCAGACTTGGAAATCCACCACTTTTTCTGTGAACTCAACCAGGTGATACAACTGTCTTGTTCTGACACTTTTGTCAATAACATAGTGATCTATTTTTCAACTGCTCTCTTTGGTGGTGGTCCTTTTGCTGGCATAATCTACTCTTACTTTAAAATAGTTTCCTGCATAACTGGAATCTCATCAGCTCAGGGGAAGTGTAAAGCATTTTCCACCTGTGCATCTCACCTCTCCGTTGTCTCCTTATTTTATTGTACAGTCTTAGGAGTGTACCTTAGCCCTGCTATTACACACAGCTCACACACAAGTGCAACAGCCTCAGTGATGTACACTGTGGTCATGCCCATGCTGAATCCTTTCATCTACAGTCTGAGGAACAAAGACATAAAAAGGTCTCTGAAGAGATTCTATTTGGGGATGCCAGGTATAAATTTGCCAGTTACAAATTTGCCAGTTACATGA